Proteins from a single region of Apium graveolens cultivar Ventura chromosome 7, ASM990537v1, whole genome shotgun sequence:
- the LOC141673364 gene encoding secreted RxLR effector protein 161-like, with translation MHKDEGGKLVNSTEFKSLIGGLHYLVHTRPDIKYSVGAVSRFMEKLTTLHLNSAKRILRHVRGTLEYGLVYNEGKCDYLLSGFSDSDLAGNFEDRKSTEGMAFYLNETLITWVLKKQRCVALSSCEAKFMAATAAACQGIWLHKVLSRVAGIQPGPVILYIDNRSTIDLTKKPLFHGRSKHIDVHIHFIRNCVEQGSIIIKHVKTDEQRVDCLTKALHAVKFEKMRLLLGVKNLQT, from the coding sequence ATGCACAAGGATGAAGGTGGAAAGCTGGTAAACTCAACTGAATTCAAAAGTTTGATTGGGGGGCTGCATTACTTGGTACACACAAGACCCGATATTAAATATTCTGTTGGTGCGGTTAGTCGTTTTATGGAGAAACTTACCACTCTCCACCTTAATTCTGCAAAACGTATACTTCGACACGTCCGTGGGACACTAGAATATGGCTTGGTGTACAACGAAGGGAAATGTGACTATCTGTTGTCTGGTTTTTCTGACAGTGACCTTGCAGGAAATTTTGAGGACAGGAAGAGCACAGAGGGCATGGCATTTTATTTAAACGAGACCTTGATTACGTGGGTGTTAAAAAAGCAAAGATGTGTGGCGTTGTCATCTTGCGAGGCCAAATTCATGGCAGCCACAGCAGCTGCATGTCAAGGAATCTGGTTGCATAAGGTTCTTAGTCGGGTAGCAGGTATTCAACCAGGTCCAGTTATTCTATACATTGATAATCGATCTACAATTGACCTAACGAAAAAACCGCTATTCCACGGTCGTAGTAAGCACATTGATGTGCATATCCATTTCATCAGAAACTGTGTAGAACAGGGTTCAATTATTATTAAGCATGTTAAAACTGATGAACAGAGGGTTGATTGTCTTACAAAGGCGCTGCACGCAGTCAAGTTTGAGAAAATGAGATTGCTGTTGGGTGTGAAGAATTTGCAGACATAG